The sequence TCGATGCGCCAGCCGCTCACCGTCTGCGACGTGGTGCAGACGTACAGCCCCATCAGCGGCGGGGTGAAGAGCTACGTCAACGACAAGCGCGCCTTCGTGGCCGGACGGGAGGACCTGCGGCAGATTCTGGTCATCCCCGGCGAGAAGAGTTCCAGGCATACGGAGGAACGGACCACCACCTACCACATAGCCTCCCCGCGCCTGCCCGGCTCCAAGAGTTACCGGCTGCTGATCAACAAGGCGGCTGTGGACCGCATCGTGGCCAGGGACAAACCGGACGTCATCGAGGTTTCCGACGCCTATCAGCCCGCCTGGTTCGCACTGTGGGCCGGTGGGAACCTGGATATCCCCGTGGTTGGCTTTTACCACTCCGACTATCCCCGCTCCTACGGCCGCGACCTGGAGCGCGGTCTGGGGTCGGACACTTTGGGAGGCGTGGTCACGGACGCCATCGAGGGCTACCTAGCCTCCCTGTACAACAAGATGGCCGCCACCATCACTTCAACCAAGCTCTTCGAGTCACGGCTTAGGGACATGGGCGTGGAGCGGGTCGTCCGCGTACCCCTTGGCTGCGACACTGATGTCTTCCGGCCCCTGGATTCCCGGGCGAAGGTGCTGGACAGGCTTGGGTTGCCGCTCGGGACGTACCTGCTGCTTTTCGTTGGCCGGTTCGCCCCAATGAAGAACATTTCCGCCCTGCTGGCAATGATGGAGGAGTTCGGCGAGGGGGAGCGCCCGGTACATCTGGTTCTCACCGGCGACGGGGAGGATGCGGAGGTGGTGCGGCGGGCCGCGGAGAGTCGGGATGACATCACCTGGATTCCCTACGCCTCGGACCGCGAGGAACTGGTCGAAGTCTACAGCGCGGCTGATTTATTCTGCAATCCTGGCACGCACGAGACTTTCGGCCTGGTCTCGGTGGAGGCCCAGTCATGCGGCACCCGGGTGTTGGGCGTGAAGGATGGCGGCATGGGGGAAACGCTGGAAGGGGAGGAGTCGCTCATCGAAGCCGACGCGCCGGAGGCAAAGGCACTGGCTGATGCCGTGCGCCGCATCCGGGCCCTGGGCGAAGGGGAAGAGTCGCGGCGCCTGAGGCGGGAGCGCATGAAGCGGAGGTTCTCTCTGCAAAGGAATTTCCGCCGCCTCTTTCGTTTGTACGACCATGTTCGCCGCCGGGAGTCGGTGGAACGTTTTCCCACCCCCGAACAGGACGAATCATTGCCCGAGGTGTAGCTGTTTCGCCCCGCCGCGATTCGCGCCGAGGCGTTTTGTTTGCTCTGCCAAGCAAGCGTCAGGGCACTCTCGGCCCCCGCCCCCGGAATACTCCGAGGATGATGACGGCCAGGAAGAGGATGAGGAAGACGAAGAAGAGCACCTTGGCTATGGAGGCGGCCGCGCTGGCCACCCCGCCGAAACCGAGCAACCCGGCGACTATGGCCACCACCAGGAATATCAAAGCCCAACGCAACATAGTTTCCTCCTCGTATTCTCCGCTTGAGCCGAACAACGCCAGCGGCTTCACCTGGTCGGCCCGTCGTTCCCTTACGCTTCAGGCCGTAGCCGGGGGCACGCGTTCGGTTCGGCGATTGGCCGTGGCCGGATCAGCCGTTTTTGACATGGCATTCCATGCACTTCACCGGACCGTGCTTCTTGTCGGTCTGTGAGCGGTCGTTGTGGCAGCCCAGGCAACTGATTTGGCTCGTCCGCTCATGGAAGGCGGCGTAGAAGGAGCCTTCGCCCTTTTTGGCAACCATGTCGGAATGGCAACCGGAATCGGAGCAGCCCTTGATTTCGCTCATGCCGTCCCAGGTGTGGTGGCACTGGGTGCAGTCCAGGTCGCTGTGGGGAACGTGGTCGAACTCCACCCGGGCCATGCGCAATTCGGCGTCTTCCGGAACGGCCACCTGACCGGCGGCCGGGGGTTGCGGCTGTGATTCTCCCATGGCGGGCAGGGCGGGAAGCAGGAACAGGGCCAAAGCGATGAGTGCGAGACGGGACACGGCGTCCTCCTTTGCTGTTAGGTGATGTAGTAGGCTAGGATCAATAGTACTAGAATCAGGGTTAGGCTCAAGGTGTAGACGTTTCCCGCGGGGGGTGGCGTGGAGTCGCTCCGACGTCCTTCCTGGCGGAACGTGTTGGATCCCTTCTTTCCAGGGGGCGGGCCGATGGCCGCCAAGAGCAGAAAGGCCACCAGCCCGGTCATGAGAAAGGGGAAGAAGAAAGCGTCCCAAAGCTTTGGACCAAAGGGCGTGAGCCACACTCCGCCGGCCCAGGTAACGAGAAAGACAAGCAGGACCAGGCCGAGTGGATGGGGGCGGCCGGGATGGCGGAAAGCCCTGGAAAAGACCAGGACGACCACCAGAGCGACCGCGAGGGCGAAAATGAAATGCGCCAGAACCATGCAAGCTCCCCGTGTTCGATTTAGTTGGTTTATGTCAAAATGGCTCGGCCACTCGTCCTTCAAAAGGGGACGGGGAGGGGACTTTTCGGGGAGCTACCCGAAACCCGCCCCCTTTCTCCCCTGTGGAATGTGAAGGGGTGGTTGCTACATAGTATCGGAAGCATCGCTACCGGAGGCGTACATGGCGAGGGATGAATCATCGGAAGGCAAGAATGAATTGAACATGCTGGCAGAAATCAGCCATGAGATGCGAACCCCGATGAATGCCATGCTGGGAGAGATCCAGATCATGCTGGCGGATGAGTTGCCCGAGCGGCAGCGTGGACGACTGGAACGGATCCGTGTGGCCGCCTCCAAGATGAGCAGCATGATCGGCGACATTCTGGATCTTTCCCGGGCCGAGGCTGGGCGATTGCGGCTTGAGCGTCGCCCCTTCGATCTGCTGCGGGTGGTGGATGAGGTCGTCGGCCTGTTTCGCCCCCTGGCCGAGAAAAAGGGTCTGCGCCTCCAGCTGGACACAGGGGAGCAGGTGCCGCAATACGTGCGGGGCGACGCCAGAAGATTGAGCCAGATTCTGGAAAACCTGCTGGACAACGCCATCAAGTACACCGACGAGGGCTCGGTGAGTCTTGGTGTGGAATCGGCCACCACGGGCGAGACGCGCCGCGATGGAAGTCCCGGTCCCATCTCCCTTCTTTTCCGCGTCTCCGACACGGGGCACGGCATCCCCCACGACAGGCAGCGCGAGATATTCAAGAGTTTTCGGCGCGGTGAGGAGGAAGCAGGGTCCAGTTCCGGCTTCGGGCTGGGCCTGAGCATCTGTCGGGAACTGGTGAACATGCTGGGGGGGTACATCTGGCTGCAGAGCAAGCCGGGCGAGGGCACCACCTTTCTATTCACCGTAACCCTGGAACCGGCCGAGGCCGACGAGGTGGAGTCCGCCCCGGAGGGTGGCGGTGCCATCGACCTGCGACCGGACGGCCGCTCCCTGCGCGTGTTGCTGGCCGAGGACGATGAGATGAGCCGCATGTTCCTCTCCGACTACCTCACTTCCCGGGGACACTATGTGGAGACGGCCACGGACGGCAGGCAGGCCGTGGCCCGTCTGGAGGATTGCGACTACGACCTGGTGGTCATGGACGTGAAGATGCCCCGCATGGACGGCATCGAGGCCACCAGGCGCATCCGCCAGGGCAGGACCAAGGAGGCCAATCGCAAGATGGCCATCATCGGCCTCAGCGCCAAGGTGGACGATGAATCAAGGAGGCGTGCCCTGGATGCGGGGATGGACGCCTACATGGTCAAGCCGGTGGATCTGGCTAATTTCCAGGCCAAGCTTCAGGACTTGACCAGCCTTGGCGTCCGAGAGGCGGATGAAGATGTCTCCCGCAGGGAGTGCGCTCCCGGTGGGAAACCTGAAGAGGAACCGGAGGGAGTTGAAACGCCAGACGCCGCGGAGGCCGCCGCGAGCGGGGGGGGGCATGGGGAGGACTTGCTCCCCACGCTGGATGAAGGCGGGGTGTTGAAGCAGTACAAAGGGAAAAAGGAACTCTTTTTGCGCATGGTGGACGCCTTTTCGGAGCAGTGCGACGAGAAGCTGGGCGTTATCGGCCAAGCCCTGGAAGAAGGCGACATGGAAAAAGCCGAGGATGAGGCCCATTCACTCAAAGGGGCTTCCCGTCTGCTGGGCGCGGAGGCGCTCGGAGAGTTGGCCCGGACCATGGAAGATTCCGCCCGCGAGGGGCGGAAGGACAAGGCCAGGGGAGCTTTCGACCGGGCCATGCGCGAAGCGAACACCGCCTTGAAGGCCATGAAGGATTTCACGGATCAGCTTGAATGAGACAACGAGACGGCCCTCGGGTCGTCCAAAGCGGCACGGAGGTGTCCATGTCGATCGTGAAGGTCATCGAGGTTCTGGCCCAGTCAGAAACGAGTTGGGAAGACGCGGATAGGACGCCGTGCAGTCCACCGCCGCCACTGTGAAAGACATCCAATCCGTCTACTGTCAGGACTTCCAGGCCGTGGTGGAGAATGATCAGGTCACCAAGTACCGGGTCAACTGCAAAATCTCCTTCCTGGTCCACAGGTAGGAATGGTGCGCCGCCGGGATGACCCTGGGCGCTGCCTTTGTCGGCACCTCCGGGTGGAGCTACCCGCACTGGCGGGGAACCTTCTATCCCGGCGGCCTTCCTCGCGATGAGGAACTCGCCTTCTGCGCCGAGCGCTTTGGCGCGCTGGAGATCAATAACACGTTTTACAGTCTGCCTGGTCGCGAGGCCGTTCTGGGTTGGCGCAAGGCAGTGCCCAAGGGCTTTCCATTCGCGGTCAAGGCGTCACGTTATTTGACCCACATGAAGAAGCTGAAGGACCCGCGCCAGGGGGTGGACAGCTTCTTCGCCGCTGTGGACGCACTCGGTCCCAATCTCGGACCGGTTCTGTTCCAGCTTCCCCCCAACTGGCGGGTCAACATCAAACGGTTGCGGGCATTCCTCGATGCCCTGCCCGACGGACGCCGCTTCGCCTTCGAGTTCCGTGACACGAGTTGGATCACCGAAGAAACCCTTGATCTGCTGCGGGAAAGGAAGGCCGCATTCTGTATCTACCATCTGGCCGGTTATTTCTCGCCAAAGGAGGTCACGACCGATTTCATTTACATCCGCCTGCACGGTCCCGGCGACAAGTACCAGGGCTCCTATCCGGAGCGGGACCTGGCGGACTGGGCCGGGGCCATTAGTGCCTGGACCGCCGAAGGGCTGGACGTCTACTGTTTTTTCGACAACGACCAGGAGGGCTACGCGGCCCACAACGCCGCCCGCTTGGCGGAAATGATTTCCTGATGCCTGGTCAGTCCTCCATTTTTCCAGCGAGAAAATCACGCAACGCGGCGGCGTTGTTGTGTTCGCGGTCCTTGGCGGCGTAGAGCAGGGTGACGCCGCCGCTTCCGGTCGCCCGCGCGAGCTCCTCCATTTTCCGCTCTTTCTCCGAGGATTGAAGCTCTGCCCGGTAGCGCTGGCGGAAGCCGCCCCATTTGTCCGGGTCGTGGCCGAACCAGCGGCGCAGCTCCGTACTGGGAGCCAGCTCCTTGGCCCACTCGTCCAGTTGCGCCTCCTCCTTGCTTACGCCGCGGGGCCACACCCGGTCCACGAGGACGCGCAGGCCGTCCCCTGGTTCCACCGGGTCGTGGATGCGCTTGATGCGAAGGCCGGGCCGACCCCTTTCGTTCACGTGAACTTCTCCCGCAAGTCGTCCACCACGCTTTGGTACTTGTCATACAGCACGTCCCGGGCCACGTTGTGGTATTCGGCGAGCATGGAGTCCATTTCGTCCCGGCTGAAATAGTCCATGACTTGATGGAAGAAATCCCTGTCCTCGGTGCGGATGTGGCGGGGGTAAAGCCGCACCAGTTCACGGAGGGAGATGCGGATGTCCTCGAAGGCGAGTTCCGGCTCGTTGCCGAACGCCTTGGCCGAGGATCGCAGGCGGGAGACCAGCTCGCGGCCCAGTTTATGGTCTTCCTCCAGCCCGTTCATGATTTCCTTGTGCTTTGGGCTGATATCTTTCTTTTTCAATTCTCTGAACAGGATTCGCTCTTCCTTTCCGTGGTGCAGGGCATCGGCGTACACTGATAGGAAGTCGGCGCATTGCATGGCGAAATGGATGTCGGGCTCGCCGCCGCAATCAAGCCGGTCGGCCTCCCTGCCGATGAGGTCGACCATCTGCTCGATGAGGCGGTGTTCCCACATGAGGGGGCCGATCGGTTGCATGGTATCTCCCAGGTTGCGGTTCGACGGCATTTTCTTCCTTGTGCCTTCGGTTCAGGTTTTTTGACAGGGGACGAGTAGGGGAGGTGTTGGTTACGTCCGGCTTACCCGATAGGTCCCCGAATCGCCCCCTTCTCTCCTTTCGCCGTTCGAACGACTGTGGCAGGAATGAAAATTGGTCCTGAATTCAACCGCAAGAGAGGGTTGCGTGCGCCACGCCATACTGTTCCCGCTCCTTGTTCTGCTTTCCGTTCCCGCCGCATCCCCGGCCTCCGGGGATGGCGGACTGCCGGACGAACGCATCGCCCGGGCCGTGGAGCGCACGTTGGAGCGCGACCACGGCGTGGAGTCGCATTTGATGGATGTCTCGGTCCGCTCCGGAGTGGTCCGGGTCTCCGGCGTGGCCAACGACCTGCTCTCCAAGCACAGAGCCACGCGGGTCTCCCGGACCGTCAAGGGCGTGCGGACCGTTGTCAACACGGTGCGCGTTTCCCCGCTGCTTGGCCGTGAGGACGGCGAGATCCGTTCGGACGTTCTGCGGGTCCTGTCGGAGAATCCGGCCACCGAAGCCTTCGAGGTCGAGGTCGAGGTGAAGGATGGCCGGCTCGAACTGGAGGGCCGGGTGGAGTCTTGGCCCGAACGGCATATCGTGGAGCGCCTGGTGATGGATGTGGAGGGTGTCGGCTCCATTGAAAACGGCATCGAGGTGAAACCTGAGGTCAAGCGGTCTGACGAGGAAATAGCCGCTGACGTGCGCAGGGCCTTGAAGTGGAACCCCTGGGTTATGGAGGAATCCATCGAGGTGGAGGTGGAAAACGGTGAAGTGGAGTTGACCGGCAGGGTCGGCAGCGCGGACGAGCGATACCGGGCGTACGAGGAAGCCCTGGTCACCGGCGTGACGTCTGTGGAGATGGAGGCGCTCATGGTGGACTGGCGTGGCGGAGAGCAACTGCGCCGGCAGCGGGAGGTCCCGCCCCGGTCGGATGACGCCGCCATCGAACGTGCCATTGCCGACGCCTTTTTTTTGGACCCAAGGCTTAAGTCGTTCTCCCCTGTCGCGGAATCCCGCGAGGGTGTGGTAATTCTGACCGGAACCGTGGGCACTTTGGACGCCAAGCGGGCGGCGGAGCAGATCGCGCGCAATACGCGGGGGGTTTGGTCGGTGGAGAATCACATCCGCGTCCGGCCGCTGGATCGCCCCGGCGGCGAGGAGCTGGCCGAACGGGTGCGGCGGGCTCTGGAAACGCAATCGCGCCTGGATCCGGGCGAGGTAACGGCCAAAGTCGAGGGCGGCATCGTGCGCCTGCGCGGCATTGTTGACACGGCCTATGAAAAAACGCTGGCCGAGGAGGCGATCGCCGGCCTCTCCGGCGTAATCGAGGTGCGCAACGCCATCGAGGTGGCGGACGAAAGCGGAGACGCCGCCTTGGACTACGAATTGTTGAAAGACGTGCAATCGGAATTGTGGTGGGACCCGTATGTGGACAGCGAGGAAGTCGATGTTTCCGTTGAGGGCGGACGCGTGATCCTTCATGGCGAAGTCGACACCTGGCTGGAGTGCGAACTCGCGGAGGAAAACGCCTACCAGGCCGGAGCCGAAACCGTGGTCAATCGCGTCAAGGTTGAATCCGGCCCTGGTGTGCCCATTCCCGGTGTCTCCAACGCCACGGAACCCGTAAAGTGAGGAAAAATGGCTGATTTCAAGGGGAGGAAGACCCCCGGGCAGCAAGCCGCGGGCCCAGGGGGGTTCTGGAGGATTGTCCTCATTATTCTGGCCGCTTGGCTGGCCATGAACCTGTTGACAGGGGGGAGGAACGAACCGCTCATCGACTACACCATGTTCCTGAACCAGGTGGAGCGGGGAAACGTGGAATCCGTGACCCTGGAGGGAAGAGAGGTCACGGGCGTGTTCAAGGAGCCGGTTCAGATTGGTGATGCTCCGGCGAACGGAGCCAAGCCCGCGAAAAACGAGCGCTTCACCACCCACGTGCCGGACTTCGGCGACGACGACCTGCTTTCCACCCTGCGGGAGCAGGGTGTCTCGGTGAAAACTCTCCCGGCCAGGGATCGGGGCTGGTTCTGGTACCTCGTCATATCCTTCCTGCCGCTTCTGCTCATCGGCGGCCTGATTTACATGCAATACCGCCGCATGCAGGGCGGGGGTGGCGGCGGAATGTTCAACATCGGAAAGAGCAAGGCCCGCCGGGCGGAGCCGGAAAAGCAGAAGACAACCTTTGACGACGTGGCCGGGGCGAAGGGCCCCAAGAAGGAACTCGAGGAAATCATCAACTTCCTCAAGGACCCCTCGGCCGTGCGCAAGCTGGGCGGGGAGGTTCCACGGGGCATGCTCCTGGTCGGTCCGCCGGGCACTGGCAAGACGCTGCTGGCGCGCGCCGTGGCGGGAGAGGCCGGAGTGCCCTTCTACCACATCTCCGGCTCCGACTTCATGGAAATGTTCGTGGGCGTGGGCGCTTCGCGCGTGCGCGATCTGTTCAAGGAGGCCAAGAAGAACGCGCCGTCCATCGTCTTCATCGATGAACTGGATTCCATCGGCCGCCGCCGGGGAGCGGGCCTTGGAGGCGGGCACGACGAGCGCGAACAGACCCTCAACCAGCTTCTGAGCGAGCTGGACGGCTTCGAGCCCAACGAGGATGTCATCGTCATGTCCGCCACAAACCGTCCGGACATTCTGGACCCGGCGCTGCTGCGTCCGGGCCGGTTTGACCGCCGGGTGAGCGTGCCCATGCCCTCGGTGGATGAGCGGGAGGAGATTCTCGACATCTACGTCCGCAACAAGCCTCTGGCCGATGATGTGGACCTGCGGCGACTGGCCAGTTCCACACCCGGTTTCAGCGGTGCGGACTTGGAGAACATACTCAACGAGGCTGCCCTGCTGGCCGCACGGGCTGAGCGCGAGGAAATCGCCAACAAGGACATCGAGAACGCGCGGGACAAGGTCATGATGGGGCTGCAGCGCCACGGCCTGACCATGACCGAGGAGGAGAAACGCATCGTGGCCTTCCACGAGGCGGGCCACGCCATGACCGCCGCTCTCCTGCCCAGGGCCGATCCGTTGCACAAGGTTTCCGTCATCCCGCGCGCCCAGTCCATGGGCGTCACCCAGCAGTTTCCGGAGCGGGACCGCTACATCTATCGCAAGGAGTATATGCTGGACCGGTTGGCCGTGATGATGGGCGGCCGCGCCTCGGAAATGCTCGTCTTCGGCACGGCCACCAGCGGGGCGGGCAACGATCTCCAGCAGGCCTTCAAGCTGGCCCGCCGCATGGTCCTGAGCTGGGGCATGAGCGAGAAGTTCGCCCACATGGCCATGGGGGGACCCGAAGGGCAGGTGTTCCTGGGCGAGGAGATCGCCTCCCGCCGTGAGTACAGCGACCAGACCGCCACGGAAGTGGATCTCGAGGTCAAATCCCTTCTGGACGAGGCATACCAGCGAGCGCGGGAGTGCATTGAGGACCATCGGGAAGAGCTGGACAAGATAGTCGAGGAGCTGCTGGACCAGGAGGAGATTCCGGGCAAGAGAGTGCTGGATATCCTGGGGGTCGAGAAGCAGCCGCCCAAGGAGGCGGAGAGGCAAGATGCCTGAACTTCCCGATCTGCTCCATTTCAAGAAATACCTGGACGCCACCGCGTTGCATAAACGCATCGAGGATGTCCTGGTGCTTGACGAGGCCGTTCTGGAGGGGGTCTCCCCCTCCGGACTGGCCGAAGCGCTCACCGGGCGAAACCTGATGGAGAGCCGGGTTTGGGGCAAATACCTGTTCGCCGGGCTGGACCAAGGCGGCTGGCTGGTGCTGCATTTCGGTATGACCGGCTTTTTGAGCTATCACAAGCAGCCTTCGGGCGACACGGACCACACCAAGTTGGTGCTGGTGCTTGAGAACGGGTACCGCCTGGTCTACGATTGCGCCCGCAGACTGGGGCGGATAGCCCTGACGGATGATCCCGGAGCTTTTGCCGAAAGCAAGGAACTGGGCATCGACGCCTTGTCCGACGACCTGACTCCAGGGCGTTTCGAAGAGTTGCTGCTGGGGCGCAGGGGGCGGCTGAAAAGCCTGCTGATGAACCAAAAGGTGTTGGCGGGCATCGGCAACGTCTATTCGGACGAGATTCTCTTTCAGGCCGGACTGCATCCCGACATGAAGGCGGGGGACGTCCAGGGCGAAACGGCGCGGAGGCTGTTGCGGGTCATGCGTCGGGTGCTGCGTGAGGCGGCGGAGCGGGGGGCGGACCCCGAGCGGTTTCCGGACACGTGGCTGACGCCGCGCAGAGAAGAGGGCGCGGACTGTCCCGGCGATTGTCCGGGAAAGGTCCGGCGGATCGTGATTTCGGGCAGGGGGGGCCTACCTCTGCCCGCAATGCCAGAAAGGGGCCTGATACCCGGCCCCAAGCAGGGAGTACCGGGTGGATCGGGGCGAGAAGATCAAGATCGTTTTTTTTCTGGCGGCCGTGGCCGTCCTGGCCCTGGCCATGGGCTATCTGTTTCTGACGTACGGTCCGGAGCAGACCTTGCGGTTTCTTGTGGATCAGGACAGCCACACGGCCTTGTTCGCGGTGCTGCTGGCCGTGCTGCCCGTGCTCGGCTTTCCCTTAAGCGTGCTGCTGCTCATGGCCGGGGTGAAGATGGGTTTTTGGTGGGGAATGGCGCTCTTCGCCGCCCTGGTCCCCCTGCACATGCTCCTGACCCACCTGCTGACCCACACCTTCATAAGGGGGCCGCTGGAATACATCCTTGCCAAGTACTCCAAGGAAATGCCCCTTATAGCCCGCAAGCGAGCGATATTCTTCGTGGTCATCTTCACAGGGTTTCCGGGACTGCCCTACGCGGTCAAGAACTGCTTTCTCTCTCTCAGCAATATTCCCCTGCCTGTCTATCTGTTGGCGGCCTGGCCCATGCACGTCGTGCTGGCGGCTCCTTTCGTGGGCGTGGGAGGCTCGGCCGCGCGTGCGGACTGGCGGCTGGGCCTGCTCTTCGCCGTTCTGCTGGTTGTGGTCTATTTTCTGGGCAGATGGCTCAAAGCCAAGTTCAGCAACGATTCTTGATCCGGCTGGAGCGCAGGTGGGAGGCCATGGGCAGGTCGTGTCCCAGGATGTGGTTGATGAGCCACTCCCTGAGCAGGCAAAGCAGTTCGTCGGGGTCGATCGGCTTGCCTTCGTCGTTGAAAATGTTCAATTGCTCAACAATGCCGAGAATCTGGGCGTGCTCCCTGGCGTGTCTGGCCAGCTCCGGGTACCCGGCGGAGGCCATGATCCGTTCCTCGGCTCGGAAATGGTCGCGGGTGTAGACCCGCAGTCTGCGTAGAATCGGGTCCACCAGGTACGCTCCTTTGCCGGCGCGAACCGTCTCCAGCAGATCGTTGGCAAGCTGGATGAGTCCCTTGTGCTGTTCGTCGATTTCCGTATGCCCGGTGGACAGCTTTTCGTTCCATGCCAGGCTTGGAGCGCATCGCTTCTTGTCGCCGTTCAATGGTCGACCTCGTTTTGCTTCGCGGGCATTACGGCGTTGATTTCCACTCCTCCCCGATTCATTTCCCGCACGAGCAGGTAGCCGGACACCAACTCCAAACGCTCGCGCATGGTTTCCAGTCCGAGACTGGCCGGGGACTCGCGCGGATCGAAACCGGAGCCGTTGTCCCGGATTGTCAGGAGAATTTCGCCTCCCTTCTCTTGCAATGAAATGTCGATCTCGTCCGCGTCGCTGTGCCGCCGGATATTGTTCAAGGCCTCCTGGAGCACGCGAAAGAGAACAATCTTCCGCGTATCGTCGAGGTTCTTGTCGTCAAAGGACGTGTCGTTCGAAATCATCACGTCGCCGTCCAGGTCGTTCACATATTCGCGCACCAGGTAGTTGATGGCCGCGGAAAGGCCCAGATCGTCGAGATGCGTCGGACGCAGGCCCATGACGATGCGGCGTGTTTCCGCCATGCATTCCCTGGCCGAGGTGATGGCGTGCCGGAGCAGCTCGCGTCCGGCGGGTGAGAGCGTGTTGCTCTGATCCACCAACGCGGCCTCCAGGTTCAGGGTCAGGGCGGAGAGGTTCTGGGCCACGGAGTCGTGCAAGTCCCGGGCGATCCGCATGCGCTCGTCTTCCTGGGCGTAGAGCGCTTTGGCGGTAAGCCGCTTGAGGTCGGCGTCCCGCTTTACCCGCTCCGTGATGTCGCTGATCCGGAGGGCAAGCAGGGAGGTGCGACCGGTTCGGCACGGGATAGGAACCACCTCCGCCTGGATCCACTTCACTTCTCGTTTGGTGTTGATGATGCGGAAGCAAAAATCCCTAGGGGCTGCGACACGGATATCTTCAGCCTCAAGGTCTCCCCGGTCTTCCGGGTGAACGAACTCCGCAAGGTGTTTCCAATGCAAGGGGAATCGCTTTCGCGAAAATCCGAGAAGATCCCAGAGTCCTGGCGAGGCGTGCACCAGCTCCCCCCTCTCCGGATCAAACAGGAGGAACATACCGTGGAGGCCGTCTAGCACTCGGCGCAGCCGCCGCAGACAACTTCGTATCTTTCGTTCCGAAGGAAGTGGCCCGGCCGAGGCGCTTCCGGTGGGAATACCGGCGAAGCGGGGGCGTTTGCGGTTTAGGCGCCCAACAGGGGGGAAGCGCCGCTTTAGCGACCGTTTTCGTAGCAGCGCCACGCCTTGGGGATGTCCCGAACGCTTTGCAGGTTGAATTTCCTGACGATATTGCTCTTGTGCTTTTCCACCGTCTTGACGCTGATGTGCAGTCGTCCCGCCAATTCCTTGTTACGCAGACCCCTCCCT is a genomic window of Desulfohalovibrio reitneri containing:
- a CDS encoding glycosyltransferase — encoded protein: MRQPLTVCDVVQTYSPISGGVKSYVNDKRAFVAGREDLRQILVIPGEKSSRHTEERTTTYHIASPRLPGSKSYRLLINKAAVDRIVARDKPDVIEVSDAYQPAWFALWAGGNLDIPVVGFYHSDYPRSYGRDLERGLGSDTLGGVVTDAIEGYLASLYNKMAATITSTKLFESRLRDMGVERVVRVPLGCDTDVFRPLDSRAKVLDRLGLPLGTYLLLFVGRFAPMKNISALLAMMEEFGEGERPVHLVLTGDGEDAEVVRRAAESRDDITWIPYASDREELVEVYSAADLFCNPGTHETFGLVSVEAQSCGTRVLGVKDGGMGETLEGEESLIEADAPEAKALADAVRRIRALGEGEESRRLRRERMKRRFSLQRNFRRLFRLYDHVRRRESVERFPTPEQDESLPEV
- a CDS encoding DUF1328 domain-containing protein, whose amino-acid sequence is MLRWALIFLVVAIVAGLLGFGGVASAAASIAKVLFFVFLILFLAVIILGVFRGRGPRVP
- a CDS encoding cytochrome c3 family protein — its product is MSRLALIALALFLLPALPAMGESQPQPPAAGQVAVPEDAELRMARVEFDHVPHSDLDCTQCHHTWDGMSEIKGCSDSGCHSDMVAKKGEGSFYAAFHERTSQISCLGCHNDRSQTDKKHGPVKCMECHVKNG
- a CDS encoding ATP-binding protein; translated protein: MARDESSEGKNELNMLAEISHEMRTPMNAMLGEIQIMLADELPERQRGRLERIRVAASKMSSMIGDILDLSRAEAGRLRLERRPFDLLRVVDEVVGLFRPLAEKKGLRLQLDTGEQVPQYVRGDARRLSQILENLLDNAIKYTDEGSVSLGVESATTGETRRDGSPGPISLLFRVSDTGHGIPHDRQREIFKSFRRGEEEAGSSSGFGLGLSICRELVNMLGGYIWLQSKPGEGTTFLFTVTLEPAEADEVESAPEGGGAIDLRPDGRSLRVLLAEDDEMSRMFLSDYLTSRGHYVETATDGRQAVARLEDCDYDLVVMDVKMPRMDGIEATRRIRQGRTKEANRKMAIIGLSAKVDDESRRRALDAGMDAYMVKPVDLANFQAKLQDLTSLGVREADEDVSRRECAPGGKPEEEPEGVETPDAAEAAASGGGHGEDLLPTLDEGGVLKQYKGKKELFLRMVDAFSEQCDEKLGVIGQALEEGDMEKAEDEAHSLKGASRLLGAEALGELARTMEDSAREGRKDKARGAFDRAMREANTALKAMKDFTDQLE
- a CDS encoding dodecin domain-containing protein, translated to MQSTAATVKDIQSVYCQDFQAVVENDQVTKYRVNCKISFLVHR
- a CDS encoding DUF72 domain-containing protein; translated protein: MTLGAAFVGTSGWSYPHWRGTFYPGGLPRDEELAFCAERFGALEINNTFYSLPGREAVLGWRKAVPKGFPFAVKASRYLTHMKKLKDPRQGVDSFFAAVDALGPNLGPVLFQLPPNWRVNIKRLRAFLDALPDGRRFAFEFRDTSWITEETLDLLRERKAAFCIYHLAGYFSPKEVTTDFIYIRLHGPGDKYQGSYPERDLADWAGAISAWTAEGLDVYCFFDNDQEGYAAHNAARLAEMIS
- a CDS encoding DUF488 domain-containing protein, which codes for MNERGRPGLRIKRIHDPVEPGDGLRVLVDRVWPRGVSKEEAQLDEWAKELAPSTELRRWFGHDPDKWGGFRQRYRAELQSSEKERKMEELARATGSGGVTLLYAAKDREHNNAAALRDFLAGKMED
- a CDS encoding hemerythrin domain-containing protein, with product MQPIGPLMWEHRLIEQMVDLIGREADRLDCGGEPDIHFAMQCADFLSVYADALHHGKEERILFRELKKKDISPKHKEIMNGLEEDHKLGRELVSRLRSSAKAFGNEPELAFEDIRISLRELVRLYPRHIRTEDRDFFHQVMDYFSRDEMDSMLAEYHNVARDVLYDKYQSVVDDLREKFT
- a CDS encoding BON domain-containing protein, with amino-acid sequence MRHAILFPLLVLLSVPAASPASGDGGLPDERIARAVERTLERDHGVESHLMDVSVRSGVVRVSGVANDLLSKHRATRVSRTVKGVRTVVNTVRVSPLLGREDGEIRSDVLRVLSENPATEAFEVEVEVKDGRLELEGRVESWPERHIVERLVMDVEGVGSIENGIEVKPEVKRSDEEIAADVRRALKWNPWVMEESIEVEVENGEVELTGRVGSADERYRAYEEALVTGVTSVEMEALMVDWRGGEQLRRQREVPPRSDDAAIERAIADAFFLDPRLKSFSPVAESREGVVILTGTVGTLDAKRAAEQIARNTRGVWSVENHIRVRPLDRPGGEELAERVRRALETQSRLDPGEVTAKVEGGIVRLRGIVDTAYEKTLAEEAIAGLSGVIEVRNAIEVADESGDAALDYELLKDVQSELWWDPYVDSEEVDVSVEGGRVILHGEVDTWLECELAEENAYQAGAETVVNRVKVESGPGVPIPGVSNATEPVK